The Klebsiella sp. RHBSTW-00484 genome includes a window with the following:
- the ppnN gene encoding nucleotide 5'-monophosphate nucleosidase PpnN, giving the protein MITHVSPLGSMDMLSQLEVDMLKRTASSDLYQLFRNCSLAVLNSGSLTDNSKELLSRFENFDINVLRRERGVKLELINPPEDAFVDGRIIRSLQANLFAVLRDILFVYGQIHNTVRFPNLDLESSVHITNLVFSILRNARALHVGEAPNMIVCWGGHSINENEYLYARRVGNQLGLRELNICTGCGPGAMEAPMKGAAVGHAQQRYRDSRFIGMTEPSIIAAEPPNPLVNELIIMPDIEKRLEAFVRIAHGIIIFPGGVGTAEELLYLLGILMHPSNKSQVLPLILTGPKESADYFRVLDEFIVHTLGESARRHYRIIIDDAAEVARQMKKAMPMVKENRRETGDAYSFNWSIRIAPDLQMPFEPTHENMANLKLYPDQPVEVLAADLRRAFSGIVAGNVKEVGIQAIEKFGPYKIHGDQSMMRRMDDLLQGFVAQHRMKLPGGTAYIPCYEICS; this is encoded by the coding sequence TTGATTACACATGTTAGCCCGCTTGGTTCAATGGATATGCTGTCGCAGCTGGAAGTGGATATGCTTAAACGCACCGCCAGCAGTGACCTGTATCAACTCTTTCGCAACTGCTCGCTTGCTGTGCTCAACTCGGGGAGCCTGACCGATAACAGCAAGGAGCTCCTGTCTCGTTTTGAAAACTTCGATATTAACGTGCTGCGTCGCGAACGCGGCGTGAAGCTGGAACTGATCAACCCGCCGGAAGACGCTTTCGTTGACGGGCGTATTATCCGTTCCCTGCAGGCCAACCTGTTTGCCGTACTGCGCGATATCCTGTTCGTCTACGGCCAAATCCACAACACCGTGCGCTTCCCGAATCTTGATCTGGAAAGCTCGGTGCATATCACCAACCTGGTCTTTTCTATTCTGCGTAACGCCCGTGCCCTGCACGTCGGCGAAGCGCCAAATATGATTGTCTGCTGGGGCGGCCACTCGATTAACGAAAATGAGTATCTGTACGCCCGCCGCGTCGGCAATCAGCTAGGCCTGCGCGAACTGAACATCTGCACCGGCTGCGGGCCGGGCGCGATGGAAGCGCCAATGAAAGGCGCCGCCGTCGGCCATGCGCAGCAACGTTACAGAGACAGTCGCTTTATCGGCATGACCGAGCCGTCTATTATCGCCGCCGAGCCGCCGAACCCGCTGGTGAACGAATTAATCATCATGCCGGATATCGAAAAACGTCTGGAAGCCTTCGTGCGTATCGCCCACGGCATCATCATCTTCCCGGGCGGCGTGGGGACGGCGGAAGAGCTGCTCTATCTGCTCGGCATTTTGATGCATCCGTCGAACAAGTCGCAGGTGCTGCCGTTGATCCTTACCGGGCCAAAAGAGAGCGCCGATTATTTCCGCGTGCTGGATGAGTTTATCGTGCATACGCTGGGCGAATCCGCGCGCCGTCACTATCGCATTATCATTGACGACGCCGCAGAAGTGGCGCGGCAGATGAAAAAAGCGATGCCAATGGTGAAAGAGAATCGCCGCGAAACCGGTGATGCCTATAGCTTCAACTGGTCTATCCGCATCGCCCCGGATCTGCAAATGCCGTTCGAACCGACGCATGAAAACATGGCCAATCTCAAGCTCTACCCGGATCAGCCGGTGGAAGTGCTGGCCGCCGATCTCCGTCGTGCCTTCTCCGGTATCGTCGCCGGTAACGTAAAAGAAGTGGGCATCCAGGCTATCGAGAAGTTCGGTCCGTATAAAATTCATGGCGATCAGTCGATGATGCGCCGCATGGATGACCTGCTGCAGGGCTTTGTTGCTCAGCATCGTATGAAACTGCCTGGCGGTACCGCCTACATCCCCTGCTACGAAATCTGCTCCTGA
- the queF gene encoding NADPH-dependent 7-cyano-7-deazaguanine reductase QueF (Catalyzes the NADPH-dependent reduction of 7-cyano-7-deazaguanine (preQ0) to 7-aminomethyl-7-deazaguanine (preQ1) in queuosine biosynthesis) gives MSSYDNHQALAGLTLGKSTDYRDTYDASLLQGVPRSLNRDPLDLHADNLPFHGADIWTLYELSWLNAKGLPQVAVGHVELNDTTVNLVESKSFKLYLNSFNQTRFADWQEVQATLARDLSACAQGEVKVSLYRLDELEGQPVAHLHGTCIDSQDIEIDNYQFNADYLQGAACGKVVEETLVSHLLKSNCLITHQPDWGSVQIQYRGAKIDREKLLRYLVSFRHHNEFHEQCVERIFNDIQRFCQPESLSVYARYTRRGGLDINPWRSNSEFVPAIARLARQ, from the coding sequence ATGTCTTCTTACGATAATCATCAGGCGCTGGCTGGCCTGACGCTCGGTAAATCAACTGATTACCGCGATACCTACGACGCCAGCCTGCTTCAGGGCGTCCCGCGCAGCCTGAACCGCGATCCGCTGGATCTGCACGCCGATAACCTGCCGTTTCACGGTGCCGATATCTGGACGCTGTATGAACTCTCCTGGCTGAACGCCAAAGGTCTGCCGCAGGTCGCCGTGGGCCACGTTGAGCTGAACGACACCACCGTGAATCTGGTGGAATCAAAGAGTTTTAAGCTTTATCTCAACAGTTTTAACCAGACCCGCTTCGCCGACTGGCAGGAAGTACAGGCGACGCTGGCGCGCGATCTTAGCGCCTGCGCACAGGGCGAAGTAAAGGTGTCGCTGTATCGCCTTGATGAACTCGAAGGCCAGCCGGTGGCGCATCTGCACGGCACCTGCATCGACAGTCAGGATATTGAAATCGACAACTACCAATTTAACGCCGACTATCTACAGGGTGCGGCTTGCGGCAAAGTGGTCGAAGAGACGCTGGTTAGCCATCTGCTGAAATCCAACTGCCTGATTACTCACCAGCCGGATTGGGGCTCGGTGCAGATTCAGTATCGCGGGGCGAAAATCGATCGCGAAAAGCTGCTGCGCTACCTGGTGTCATTCCGCCACCACAACGAGTTCCACGAGCAGTGCGTTGAGCGCATCTTCAACGATATTCAGCGTTTCTGCCAGCCGGAATCCCTTTCCGTTTATGCTCGCTACACGCGACGTGGTGGTCTGGATATCAACCCGTGGCGCAGCAATAGCGAATTTGTCCCGGCCATCGCTCGCCTCGCCCGTCAATAG
- the syd gene encoding SecY-interacting protein has protein sequence MDHQTAEALQAFTQRYCDAWQQQYSSLPRSEELYGIPSPCISATDDDGVFWQPQPFSLEPNISAVERALDIVVQQPLHAFYTTQFAGDMTARFADESMTLLQTWSPDDFQRVQENLIGHLLVQKRLKLSPTLFIATLDSELDVISVCNMSGEVIKETLGTRKRTTLSPSLASFLNSLKPGL, from the coding sequence GTGGACCATCAAACCGCAGAAGCGCTGCAAGCATTTACTCAACGTTATTGCGATGCGTGGCAGCAGCAATACTCCAGCCTGCCGCGTAGCGAGGAGCTTTACGGCATCCCGTCGCCGTGCATTAGCGCGACGGATGATGATGGCGTTTTCTGGCAGCCGCAGCCGTTTTCTTTAGAGCCCAACATTAGCGCAGTTGAACGGGCGCTGGATATTGTGGTACAACAGCCGCTTCATGCTTTTTATACCACTCAGTTTGCGGGTGATATGACGGCGCGCTTTGCCGATGAGTCCATGACGCTGCTGCAAACCTGGAGCCCGGATGACTTCCAGCGGGTGCAGGAGAATTTAATTGGTCATCTGCTGGTGCAAAAGCGTTTGAAGCTGTCGCCCACATTGTTTATCGCCACGCTGGACAGCGAACTGGATGTGATTTCGGTCTGTAATATGAGCGGTGAAGTGATCAAAGAAACGCTCGGAACCCGTAAACGGACCACCCTTTCTCCCTCGCTTGCGAGTTTCCTTAATTCCCTTAAGCCTGGTCTGTAA
- a CDS encoding YqcC family protein: protein MTLHHRVRERLLTIEALLRETEHWQENAPESRAFASDQPFCLDTMEPLEWLQWVLIPRMHQLLESEMPLPQNFAVAPYYEMALDNAHPVREQVLAELVLLDTLFAGGKV from the coding sequence ATGACTCTTCACCATCGCGTGCGTGAGCGCCTGCTCACCATTGAAGCGCTGCTGCGCGAAACGGAACACTGGCAGGAAAATGCGCCAGAGAGCCGTGCGTTCGCCAGCGATCAACCGTTCTGCCTCGACACCATGGAACCGCTGGAGTGGTTGCAGTGGGTATTAATCCCGCGTATGCATCAACTTCTGGAAAGCGAGATGCCGCTACCGCAGAATTTCGCCGTCGCCCCCTATTATGAGATGGCTCTGGATAATGCCCATCCGGTACGTGAGCAGGTACTGGCGGAATTAGTCCTGCTGGATACGCTGTTTGCGGGCGGTAAGGTCTGA